The following coding sequences are from one Microbacterium wangchenii window:
- a CDS encoding FKBP-type peptidyl-prolyl cis-trans isomerase produces MRIRSFATVSLLAAAAVVLAGCSGGSAPEESPTGTPGDLCAAAAPSGAVSDAVTVEGEIGSPATATFPAPLDVVELERTVVTEGSGDEAAAGDYVAYALTAFDAASGEELAAAGYDAPLQPQQISPENPLGQVLGCATAGSRVVAALPGDGGQNGAQVYVFDVLEVTPESEWCVAGEFSGDAPTVTFDEAGAPAVGIPASDPPAEVAVQVLTEGDGETVQAGDAVEVNYTGVKWSDGSTFDSSWERGEPAAFTTDGVVAGFQRALEEHTVGSTVLVSMPPVCGYGEKASSQHELAGETLVFVVEILATEHAGQ; encoded by the coding sequence GTGCGCATCCGCTCATTCGCCACCGTGTCGCTGCTCGCCGCGGCGGCCGTCGTCCTCGCCGGCTGCTCGGGCGGATCGGCGCCGGAGGAGAGCCCCACCGGGACACCCGGAGACCTGTGCGCCGCGGCGGCCCCCTCCGGTGCCGTCTCGGACGCCGTCACGGTGGAGGGCGAGATCGGTTCGCCGGCCACCGCCACTTTCCCCGCGCCCCTCGACGTCGTCGAGCTGGAGCGGACGGTCGTGACGGAGGGGTCGGGCGACGAAGCCGCCGCGGGCGACTACGTCGCGTACGCGCTGACCGCGTTCGATGCCGCGAGCGGCGAAGAGCTGGCGGCCGCAGGCTACGACGCACCGCTGCAGCCTCAGCAGATCTCCCCGGAGAACCCCCTCGGGCAGGTCCTCGGATGCGCCACGGCCGGTTCGCGCGTCGTGGCGGCGCTGCCCGGCGACGGCGGCCAGAACGGCGCGCAGGTGTACGTGTTCGACGTGCTCGAGGTCACTCCGGAGTCGGAGTGGTGCGTGGCGGGGGAGTTCTCCGGCGACGCCCCCACGGTGACCTTCGACGAGGCCGGTGCCCCGGCCGTCGGCATCCCGGCGAGCGATCCGCCCGCGGAGGTCGCGGTGCAGGTGCTCACCGAGGGTGACGGCGAGACCGTGCAGGCCGGCGACGCGGTCGAGGTGAACTACACCGGAGTCAAGTGGTCCGACGGCTCGACCTTCGATTCCAGCTGGGAGCGCGGCGAGCCCGCGGCGTTCACGACCGACGGTGTCGTGGCCGGTTTCCAGCGCGCGCTGGAAGAGCACACCGTCGGCTCGACGGTGCTCGTGTCGATGCCCCCGGTGTGCGGCTACGGCGAGAAGGCCTCGTCGCAGCACGAGCTGGCCGGGGAGACCCTCGTCTTCGTCGTGGAGATCCTCGCCACCGAACACGCGGGCCAGTAG
- the dxr gene encoding 1-deoxy-D-xylulose-5-phosphate reductoisomerase produces the protein MRRVLVLGSTGSIGTQALEVIQAHPERFEVVGLAVGSDRDGMRAQAELFRVEHTAVGAAEAEQLVRDVEADVVLNGITGSVGLGPTLAALEAGRTLALANKESLIVGGDLVTALARPGQIVPVDSEHSAIAQALRSGEPREVRRLVLTASGGPFRGSDRAGLAEVTPAEALAHPTWDMGRVVTTNSATLVNKGLEVIEAHLLFDVPYDRIDVVVHPQSVVHSMVEFIDGSTLAQASPPDMRLPISLGLDWPHRVENVGRPLDWTAPTSWTFEPLDTEAFPAVSLAKQVGRVGRTYPAVFNAANEQAVDAFHEGRLSFLGILDTVERVVEAHEPPDALSRESLADAEAWARAAADRAISAAS, from the coding sequence ATGCGGCGCGTCCTCGTCCTCGGATCCACCGGCTCGATCGGCACCCAGGCCCTCGAGGTCATCCAGGCCCACCCGGAGCGGTTCGAGGTGGTGGGGCTGGCGGTGGGCAGCGACCGCGACGGCATGCGCGCGCAGGCGGAGCTCTTCCGCGTCGAGCACACCGCCGTGGGCGCCGCGGAGGCCGAGCAGCTCGTCCGCGACGTCGAGGCCGACGTCGTGCTCAACGGGATCACCGGCTCCGTGGGCCTCGGCCCGACCCTGGCGGCGCTGGAAGCGGGCCGCACGCTGGCGCTGGCGAACAAGGAGTCGCTCATCGTCGGCGGCGATCTCGTCACCGCCCTCGCCCGGCCCGGTCAGATCGTGCCGGTGGACTCCGAGCACTCCGCCATCGCGCAGGCCCTGCGGTCGGGAGAGCCGAGGGAGGTGCGCCGGCTCGTGCTCACGGCATCCGGGGGCCCCTTCCGCGGGAGCGATCGCGCCGGACTCGCCGAGGTGACCCCGGCCGAGGCGCTCGCCCACCCCACGTGGGACATGGGGCGCGTCGTCACGACCAATTCGGCGACGCTGGTGAACAAGGGCCTCGAGGTCATCGAGGCGCACCTCCTGTTCGACGTCCCCTACGACCGCATCGACGTCGTCGTGCACCCGCAGTCGGTCGTGCACTCGATGGTGGAGTTCATCGACGGGTCGACTCTCGCGCAGGCCTCGCCGCCGGACATGCGCCTGCCCATCTCACTCGGGCTGGACTGGCCGCACCGGGTGGAGAACGTGGGGCGCCCGCTGGATTGGACCGCGCCCACGTCCTGGACGTTCGAGCCGCTGGATACCGAGGCGTTCCCTGCCGTGTCGCTGGCCAAGCAGGTGGGGCGCGTCGGGCGCACGTATCCCGCGGTGTTCAACGCCGCCAACGAGCAGGCCGTGGATGCGTTCCACGAGGGGCGGCTGAGCTTCCTCGGCATCCTCGACACCGTCGAGCGGGTGGTCGAGGCGCACGAGCCGCCCGATGCGCTCAGCCGGGAGTCCCTGGCCGACGCCGAGGCGTGGGCCCGCGCCGCCGCCGACCGGGCGATCTCCGCCGCATCCTGA
- a CDS encoding Mur ligase family protein, with product MPTDAPSSLPPVLRPDAPPQHTLDELVARFAIGVRGDTAGVRLSGLTLATADLRPGDVFVAVQGVNRHGAEFAAQAADKGAVAIVTDAAGADAAEAGGLPVVLVEDPRGILGELSAWVYRTGRDDTLPLLLGTTGTNGKTSVSHLLEGILGQLGVVTGLSSTAERHIAGHVIVSRLTTPEAYEMHALLALMRERGVEAVAVEVSAQALSRRRVDGIVFDVAGFTNLTHDHLDDYADMREYFEAKLPLFRPDRARRAVVCIDTEPGAEVVARSEVPTVTVGTPALASDPDAAAAADWVVEILDERPTGTQFRLSARDGRTLTTVVPVIGRHMAANAGLAIVMILEAGYAWERIAAALDGDRIQAHLPGRTQLVSGERGPAVYVDFGHSPDAFEKTLAAVRRVTPGKVLMLFGADGDRDATKRHDMGRTAVEGSDILVLTDHHPRFEDPDSIRATLREGALRARPDAQIHEFSPPERAIVEAVALVGEGDAILWAGPGHQDYRDIRGRRTPYSARELARRALRAAGWPVPDPTWPVPYPDDATPSSDPERPFTSPL from the coding sequence ATGCCGACCGATGCGCCCTCCTCCCTCCCTCCCGTCCTCCGACCCGACGCGCCGCCCCAGCACACGCTGGACGAGCTCGTGGCGCGTTTCGCGATCGGCGTGCGCGGCGACACCGCCGGGGTCCGCCTGTCGGGCCTGACCCTCGCCACCGCCGACCTGCGGCCCGGTGACGTCTTCGTCGCCGTGCAGGGCGTGAACCGCCACGGCGCGGAGTTCGCCGCTCAGGCCGCGGACAAGGGCGCGGTCGCGATCGTCACCGACGCAGCCGGCGCGGATGCAGCGGAGGCGGGCGGGCTCCCCGTCGTCCTGGTCGAGGACCCCCGCGGCATCCTCGGCGAACTGTCGGCGTGGGTGTATCGCACCGGTCGCGACGACACGCTGCCCCTGCTGCTGGGAACGACCGGCACGAACGGGAAGACGAGCGTCTCGCACCTGCTGGAGGGGATCCTCGGGCAGCTGGGCGTGGTCACGGGACTGTCCTCGACCGCGGAACGGCACATCGCCGGCCACGTGATCGTGTCGCGGCTGACGACGCCCGAGGCGTACGAGATGCACGCGCTCCTCGCCCTCATGCGCGAGCGCGGAGTGGAAGCGGTGGCGGTCGAGGTGAGCGCGCAGGCGCTGAGCCGGCGCCGCGTCGACGGCATCGTGTTCGACGTCGCCGGATTCACCAACCTCACCCACGATCACCTCGACGACTACGCCGACATGCGCGAGTACTTCGAGGCCAAGCTCCCGCTGTTCCGCCCCGACCGCGCCCGCCGCGCCGTGGTGTGCATCGACACCGAGCCGGGTGCGGAGGTCGTGGCCCGCAGCGAGGTCCCGACGGTGACGGTGGGCACGCCCGCCCTCGCGTCCGACCCCGACGCGGCCGCGGCCGCGGACTGGGTCGTGGAGATCCTGGACGAGCGGCCCACGGGGACGCAGTTCCGCCTGAGCGCGCGCGACGGGCGCACGCTCACCACGGTCGTCCCCGTCATCGGGCGGCACATGGCCGCCAACGCGGGGCTGGCGATCGTCATGATCCTCGAGGCCGGCTACGCGTGGGAGCGGATCGCCGCGGCGCTGGACGGTGACCGCATCCAAGCCCACCTGCCGGGGCGGACGCAGCTGGTCTCGGGCGAGCGCGGACCGGCGGTGTACGTCGACTTCGGGCACTCCCCCGATGCGTTCGAGAAGACCCTCGCCGCGGTCCGCCGCGTCACGCCGGGCAAGGTGCTGATGCTCTTCGGAGCCGACGGCGACCGCGACGCCACGAAGCGGCACGATATGGGGCGCACGGCCGTCGAGGGCAGCGACATCCTGGTCCTCACCGATCACCATCCGCGCTTCGAGGATCCGGATTCCATCCGCGCGACCCTGCGCGAAGGCGCCCTGCGCGCACGTCCGGATGCGCAGATCCACGAGTTCTCCCCGCCCGAGCGCGCGATCGTGGAGGCCGTCGCGCTCGTGGGCGAGGGCGACGCGATCCTGTGGGCCGGCCCCGGGCACCAGGACTACCGCGACATCCGCGGGCGGCGCACGCCGTATTCGGCGCGTGAGCTCGCCCGCCGGGCGCTGCGGGCGGCCGGCTGGCCCGTCCCCGACCCGACGTGGCCGGTCCCCTATCCGGACGACGCGACCCCGTCCTCCGATCCCGAGCGCCCCTTCACCTCGCCACTCTGA
- a CDS encoding amino acid permease, with product MSSTSKQSADAAARAASNHPLAPRSTVVNYLGVGQLALLTLVVVASLRSLPAMAVYGLGSVTLYIIPAVLFLIPTALVAAELATGWKGGVYVWVREAFGNRWGFTAVWLQWIQNVVWYPTQIAFIAAALAFVFVDPSLSNSGLFTAIVILVLYWGSTLITLRGGNLFAKLGSWGGILGTLLPAVLLIIFGFIWLGTGQKSEVPLDASAIIPPFTGIASIVLIVSNVLAYAGMEVNAVHVNQMKDPGKGYPRSVLLASILILLVFILPTIAISIAVPEKELGLTNGIMLAFQAYFDKWDLGWGTAVVSALIAAGALASVITWIAGPSKGLLAAAETGLLPPALQKRNKAGVQSGILMLQGTIVTILAAIFVVVPNVSAAFVALVDMAAAIYLIMYMLMFAAAIVLRRKEPNVTRTYRVPAMNLVAGVGFVGCLAAFVLAFIPPSGFTAFSPEVYPWIVGLVIIVLGAPPLVFYALRRPGWDRRSPEDKAKHGTHDEDEATASTPPATATG from the coding sequence ATGTCCAGCACATCGAAGCAGTCAGCGGATGCCGCGGCCCGCGCCGCGTCCAATCATCCGCTCGCCCCCCGCAGCACCGTCGTCAACTATCTCGGAGTCGGCCAGCTCGCACTGCTGACGCTCGTGGTGGTGGCGAGTCTGCGCTCGCTCCCCGCGATGGCCGTGTACGGGCTGGGAAGCGTCACGCTGTACATCATCCCTGCCGTGCTGTTCCTCATCCCCACGGCGCTCGTGGCCGCCGAGCTGGCCACGGGCTGGAAGGGCGGCGTCTACGTCTGGGTGCGGGAGGCGTTCGGCAACCGCTGGGGCTTCACGGCGGTCTGGCTCCAGTGGATCCAGAACGTGGTCTGGTACCCCACGCAGATCGCCTTCATCGCCGCCGCCCTGGCCTTCGTCTTCGTCGACCCGTCGTTGTCGAACTCGGGGCTGTTCACCGCGATCGTCATCCTGGTGCTGTACTGGGGCTCGACGCTCATCACGCTGCGCGGCGGCAACCTGTTCGCCAAACTCGGCTCGTGGGGCGGCATCCTCGGCACGCTGCTGCCGGCCGTGCTGCTCATCATCTTCGGCTTCATCTGGCTGGGCACGGGGCAGAAGAGCGAGGTGCCGCTGGATGCCTCCGCGATCATCCCGCCGTTCACCGGCATCGCCTCCATCGTGCTGATCGTCTCCAACGTGCTCGCCTATGCGGGCATGGAGGTCAACGCGGTGCATGTGAACCAGATGAAGGACCCCGGCAAGGGATACCCGCGGTCGGTGCTGCTGGCCTCGATCCTGATCCTGCTGGTGTTCATCCTCCCGACGATCGCCATCTCGATCGCCGTGCCGGAGAAGGAACTGGGGCTCACCAACGGCATCATGCTCGCCTTCCAGGCCTACTTCGACAAGTGGGACCTCGGCTGGGGAACCGCGGTGGTCTCGGCGCTGATCGCGGCGGGCGCCCTGGCCTCCGTCATCACGTGGATCGCCGGTCCTTCGAAGGGCCTGCTCGCCGCGGCCGAGACGGGGCTGCTGCCTCCGGCGCTGCAGAAGCGCAACAAGGCGGGCGTCCAGTCCGGCATCCTCATGCTCCAGGGGACGATCGTGACGATCCTGGCGGCGATCTTCGTCGTGGTGCCCAACGTCAGCGCCGCGTTCGTCGCGCTCGTCGACATGGCGGCGGCGATCTACCTCATCATGTACATGCTCATGTTCGCCGCCGCGATCGTCCTGCGCCGGAAGGAGCCGAACGTCACGCGCACGTACCGCGTGCCCGCGATGAACCTCGTCGCCGGCGTCGGGTTCGTCGGCTGCCTCGCCGCCTTCGTCCTCGCGTTCATCCCGCCCTCGGGGTTCACAGCGTTCTCCCCGGAGGTGTATCCGTGGATCGTGGGCCTGGTCATCATCGTGCTGGGTGCGCCGCCGCTGGTGTTCTACGCCCTCCGCCGTCCCGGCTGGGACCGCCGCAGCCCCGAGGACAAGGCAAAGCACGGCACCCACGACGAGGACGAAGCGACCGCATCCACCCCACCGGCGACCGCGACCGGGTGA
- a CDS encoding glutamate decarboxylase has protein sequence MTSPQNDNETTPRFARPGEATIAARHVIPQEESLPDTAKQIVDDETMLDGNSRLNLATFVGTWMDEDAKQVYEASFDKNMIDKDEYPQTAAIEDNCWHMLANLWNAPEASQSIGTSTIGSSEACMLGGLAFKRRWQQSRRVAGKDTSKPNLVMSSAVQVCWEKFCNYFDVEPRFVPISMEHKTLDGYDLEKYVDENTIGVVAIMGVTYTGMYEPVAEIAKALDEIQAKKGLDIPIHVDGASGAMIAPFLQPDLVWDFRLERVHSISTSGHKYGLVYPGLGWVVWRHTQWLPEDLVFEVSYLGGQMPTFALNFSRPGAQVLLQYYMFLRLGFEGYRAVQQASQDVAKYLAEGIAKIGAFELWNDGSDIPVFAWYLKEGHTKNWNLYHLQDRLRMKGWLVPAYPMPDDLSDLTVQRIVVRNGLSMDLAAELLESIETETAYLDALESAMPVEGQHPAFHH, from the coding sequence ATGACTTCACCGCAGAACGACAACGAGACGACGCCGCGGTTCGCGCGGCCGGGCGAGGCCACCATCGCCGCACGCCACGTCATCCCCCAGGAGGAATCCCTCCCCGACACCGCCAAGCAGATCGTCGACGATGAGACGATGCTGGACGGCAATTCCCGCCTGAACCTCGCCACCTTCGTCGGCACGTGGATGGACGAAGACGCCAAGCAGGTGTACGAAGCGTCCTTCGACAAGAACATGATCGACAAGGACGAATACCCGCAGACGGCGGCCATCGAAGACAACTGCTGGCACATGCTCGCGAACCTGTGGAATGCGCCGGAGGCATCGCAGAGCATCGGCACCTCCACGATCGGCTCGTCGGAGGCCTGCATGCTCGGCGGCCTCGCCTTCAAGCGGCGCTGGCAGCAGTCCCGCCGGGTCGCCGGGAAGGACACGTCCAAGCCCAACCTGGTGATGTCCTCCGCCGTGCAGGTCTGCTGGGAGAAGTTCTGCAACTACTTCGACGTCGAGCCCCGCTTCGTGCCGATCAGCATGGAGCACAAGACGCTCGACGGGTACGACCTGGAGAAGTACGTCGACGAGAACACGATCGGGGTCGTGGCGATCATGGGCGTCACCTACACCGGCATGTACGAACCGGTGGCCGAGATCGCCAAGGCGCTGGACGAGATCCAGGCCAAGAAGGGGCTCGACATCCCCATCCACGTGGACGGGGCATCCGGCGCGATGATCGCGCCGTTCCTGCAGCCCGATCTGGTGTGGGACTTCCGTCTCGAACGCGTGCACTCCATTAGCACGTCCGGTCACAAGTACGGATTGGTGTACCCGGGCCTGGGCTGGGTCGTGTGGCGCCACACGCAGTGGCTGCCCGAAGACCTCGTGTTCGAGGTGAGCTACCTCGGCGGGCAGATGCCGACCTTCGCCCTGAACTTCTCCCGACCCGGCGCGCAGGTGCTGCTGCAGTACTACATGTTCCTGCGCCTCGGCTTCGAGGGTTACCGCGCCGTGCAGCAGGCGTCGCAAGACGTCGCGAAGTACCTCGCCGAGGGCATCGCCAAGATCGGTGCCTTCGAGCTGTGGAACGACGGCAGCGACATCCCTGTCTTCGCGTGGTATCTGAAAGAGGGGCACACCAAGAACTGGAACCTCTACCACCTGCAGGACCGGCTGCGCATGAAGGGCTGGCTCGTGCCCGCCTATCCCATGCCCGATGACCTGAGCGACCTCACGGTGCAGCGCATCGTGGTCCGCAACGGGCTGAGCATGGACCTGGCCGCCGAGCTGCTCGAGAGCATCGAGACCGAGACGGCGTACCTCGACGCCCTCGAGTCGGCCATGCCCGTCGAGGGTCAGCACCCCGCGTTCCACCACTGA
- a CDS encoding M50 family metallopeptidase, whose amino-acid sequence MEVIAFVVGVLVMVVGLAVSIALHEIGHLVPAKKFGVRVGQYMIGFGPTLWSRRIGETEYGFKAIPLGGYISMAGMYPPSPREREAALAGERSGRAGGGFFATMVQDARAANDETLVGDDDDRVFYRLPVWKRVIVMLGGPLMNLVLAVVLFVLLFSGIGIPTATTTIASVSECVLPAGTDRTDCKPSDPRAPAAQAGIQPGDVLVSVDGTAVSTFAEASAIIQDHPGVPLRVVLERDGAEQSVTLTPVRTSREVIGDDGATVIGPDGAPETEEVGFVGVGAQVTHVAQPVWAGPQAAFENVGAVAGIMTQLPVRVWDTAVDLFTGQERDPNGPLSVVGAGRLAGEVAATDAPVLDRVASLIGLLASLNIALFVFNLIPLLPLDGGHVAVALWDGIKRAWAKLFRRPPPKPVDATRLVPVTFVVVVLLIGMGAVLILADLFNPVSLF is encoded by the coding sequence GTGGAAGTGATCGCCTTCGTCGTCGGCGTGCTCGTCATGGTCGTCGGGCTGGCGGTGTCGATCGCGCTGCACGAGATCGGCCATCTGGTGCCCGCGAAGAAGTTCGGCGTCCGCGTCGGCCAGTACATGATCGGCTTCGGGCCGACGCTGTGGTCCCGCCGCATCGGCGAGACCGAGTACGGATTCAAGGCGATCCCGCTCGGCGGCTACATCTCGATGGCGGGGATGTATCCCCCCTCCCCGCGCGAACGCGAGGCGGCGCTGGCCGGGGAGCGCTCCGGGCGTGCGGGCGGAGGCTTCTTCGCCACGATGGTCCAGGATGCCAGGGCCGCCAACGACGAGACCCTCGTCGGCGACGACGACGATCGCGTCTTCTACCGCCTGCCGGTGTGGAAGCGCGTCATCGTGATGCTGGGCGGGCCGCTCATGAACCTCGTGCTGGCCGTCGTGCTGTTCGTGCTCCTGTTCAGCGGAATCGGGATCCCCACCGCGACGACCACGATCGCCTCCGTGAGCGAGTGCGTGCTCCCCGCCGGCACCGACCGCACCGACTGCAAGCCGTCCGACCCCCGCGCCCCGGCGGCGCAGGCGGGCATCCAGCCCGGTGACGTGCTGGTGTCGGTGGACGGCACGGCTGTCTCGACGTTCGCGGAAGCATCCGCGATCATCCAGGACCACCCCGGCGTGCCCCTGCGCGTCGTGCTCGAGCGTGACGGTGCCGAGCAGAGCGTCACCCTCACTCCCGTGCGCACGAGCCGGGAGGTGATCGGCGACGACGGCGCGACCGTCATCGGACCCGATGGCGCCCCGGAGACCGAGGAGGTCGGCTTCGTCGGCGTCGGCGCGCAGGTCACCCACGTCGCGCAGCCCGTGTGGGCGGGGCCGCAGGCGGCGTTCGAGAACGTCGGCGCCGTGGCGGGGATCATGACGCAGCTGCCCGTGCGGGTGTGGGACACCGCCGTCGACCTGTTCACGGGCCAGGAACGCGATCCCAACGGTCCGCTCAGCGTCGTGGGCGCGGGACGGCTGGCCGGCGAGGTCGCCGCCACGGACGCGCCGGTCCTTGACCGGGTCGCGAGCCTCATCGGGCTGCTGGCGTCGCTGAACATCGCGCTGTTCGTGTTCAACCTCATCCCGCTGCTGCCGCTGGACGGCGGCCACGTCGCGGTGGCGCTGTGGGATGGCATCAAGCGCGCCTGGGCGAAGCTGTTCCGGCGGCCCCCGCCGAAGCCCGTGGATGCGACCAGGCTCGTGCCGGTGACCTTCGTGGTGGTCGTGCTGCTGATCGGGATGGGGGCCGTCCTCATCCTCGCCGACCTGTTCAACCCGGTGTCGCTGTTCTGA
- a CDS encoding YciI family protein: protein MKYVIMFASDPELDAAQPPERVQEDYARIYRWFQDNAAVIDEGGAELQPVETATTVRHDSGDVMVVDGPFSEAREVIGGFSIIDVPDMDAAIALVKTWPSLSMPGSCVEIRPMVTDYSQFE, encoded by the coding sequence ATGAAGTACGTGATCATGTTCGCCTCCGATCCCGAGCTGGACGCGGCTCAGCCGCCGGAGCGCGTGCAGGAGGACTACGCCCGGATCTACCGGTGGTTCCAGGACAACGCCGCGGTCATCGACGAGGGCGGGGCGGAGCTGCAACCGGTGGAGACGGCCACCACGGTGCGCCACGACAGCGGCGATGTCATGGTCGTGGACGGACCGTTCTCGGAAGCCCGCGAGGTCATCGGCGGATTCAGCATCATCGACGTCCCGGACATGGATGCCGCGATCGCGCTCGTGAAGACGTGGCCATCGCTGAGCATGCCCGGCAGCTGCGTGGAGATCCGACCGATGGTCACCGACTACAGCCAGTTCGAATGA
- a CDS encoding anthranilate synthase family protein, whose translation MNRPDIPLLLRRLAEASAPFALLARDPETVEVLTGDVVDVPLLADIPLEDASGRAREVLALVPYRQVRERGFVSHDDGAPLRCLIVDEHVSLPRAEVLAALPADPVPLIDAGFDIADDEYADIVRRVIADEIGRGEGANFVIRRDFTAAVGTDPRVAALTWFRALLEHERGAYWTFAVVTDGHVAVGASPEAHVSARGGVVTMNPISGTFRHPAGGATAETLTEFLESTKETEELFMVVDEELKMMSAVCSDGGRITGPHLKEMSRLTHTEYMLRGRSRLDPRDILRETMFAPTVTGSPMQNACAVIARHETTPRGYYSGVAALFTPSAEQGGATHDLDAPILIRTAYLQEGRLRVPVGATLVRHSDPHGEVSETHGKAAGVLGAIGAIPRDVPAPDPDAPAGRRRVLADDPAIAELLASRNSRLAAFWLQPQDSAPAGPFRGLDAIVVDAEDRFTTMLAHQLRHLGLEVRILPWGEVTDAQVAAAALVVAGPGPGDPRDADSARMRRMREVVAHRRGTGRPLLAVCLSHQILADALGLGLAPLARPHQGLQLNVDVFGEPASIGFYNTFTARVPAGTASVGETEVAAHPDSGDVYALRGPGYASVQGHLESILSRDGMRTLERLVAHALS comes from the coding sequence ATGAACCGGCCCGACATCCCGCTCCTGCTGCGCCGCCTCGCCGAGGCCAGCGCGCCCTTCGCCCTGCTCGCCCGCGATCCCGAGACCGTCGAGGTGCTCACCGGCGACGTCGTGGACGTCCCCCTCCTCGCCGACATCCCGCTCGAGGACGCGAGCGGCCGCGCCCGCGAGGTGCTCGCACTCGTGCCGTACCGGCAGGTGCGCGAGCGCGGCTTCGTCAGCCACGACGACGGCGCACCGCTGCGCTGCCTGATCGTGGACGAGCACGTGTCACTCCCCCGCGCCGAGGTCCTCGCCGCTCTGCCGGCTGACCCGGTTCCCCTGATCGATGCCGGATTCGACATCGCCGACGACGAGTACGCCGACATCGTCCGCCGCGTCATCGCCGACGAGATCGGCCGCGGCGAGGGGGCGAACTTCGTCATCCGGCGCGATTTCACCGCGGCCGTCGGCACCGACCCGCGCGTGGCGGCGCTGACGTGGTTCCGCGCCCTGCTCGAGCACGAGCGCGGGGCGTACTGGACGTTCGCAGTCGTGACCGACGGGCACGTCGCGGTGGGGGCCAGCCCGGAGGCGCACGTGAGCGCACGCGGCGGGGTCGTGACGATGAACCCGATCTCCGGCACCTTCCGCCACCCCGCCGGCGGCGCCACGGCGGAGACCCTGACGGAGTTCCTCGAGTCGACCAAGGAGACCGAGGAGCTCTTCATGGTCGTCGACGAAGAACTCAAGATGATGTCGGCGGTGTGCTCGGACGGCGGCCGCATCACCGGCCCGCACCTGAAGGAGATGTCGCGGCTCACCCACACCGAGTACATGCTGCGCGGGCGCAGCCGCCTGGACCCGCGGGACATCCTGCGCGAGACGATGTTCGCGCCCACCGTCACCGGCTCACCCATGCAGAACGCCTGCGCGGTGATCGCCCGGCACGAGACCACGCCCCGCGGGTACTACTCCGGCGTCGCGGCGCTGTTCACGCCATCGGCGGAGCAGGGCGGGGCCACGCACGACCTCGACGCACCCATCCTCATCCGCACGGCGTACCTGCAGGAGGGGCGCCTGCGCGTCCCCGTGGGGGCGACGCTCGTGCGCCACTCCGACCCGCACGGCGAGGTCAGCGAGACCCATGGCAAGGCGGCGGGCGTGCTGGGGGCCATCGGCGCGATCCCCCGTGACGTGCCGGCACCGGACCCGGATGCGCCGGCCGGCCGGCGCCGCGTCCTCGCCGACGACCCTGCCATCGCGGAGCTGCTCGCCTCGCGCAACAGCAGGCTGGCCGCGTTCTGGCTCCAACCGCAGGACAGCGCCCCGGCGGGGCCGTTCCGCGGCCTCGATGCGATCGTCGTGGACGCGGAGGACCGCTTCACCACGATGCTCGCCCACCAGCTGCGCCACCTGGGGCTCGAGGTCAGGATCCTCCCGTGGGGAGAGGTGACCGATGCGCAGGTGGCGGCGGCCGCCCTGGTCGTGGCGGGACCGGGCCCGGGGGATCCCCGTGATGCGGACAGCGCGCGGATGCGGCGGATGCGCGAGGTCGTGGCTCATCGCCGCGGGACGGGCCGCCCGCTGCTGGCGGTGTGCCTGAGCCACCAGATCCTCGCCGATGCGCTGGGGCTCGGGCTGGCGCCGCTCGCCCGCCCTCACCAGGGTCTCCAGCTGAACGTCGACGTGTTCGGCGAGCCCGCCTCGATCGGCTTCTACAACACCTTCACCGCGCGCGTGCCCGCGGGAACGGCGAGCGTGGGCGAGACCGAGGTGGCCGCGCATCCGGACAGCGGCGACGTGTACGCGCTGCGCGGCCCCGGCTACGCCTCCGTGCAGGGGCACCTGGAGTCGATCCTCTCGCGTGACGGCATGCGCACGCTGGAGCGCCTGGTCGCGCACGCGCTGTCGTAG